One window of the Paenibacillus beijingensis genome contains the following:
- a CDS encoding dipeptidase produces the protein MKQKAYDGYTSFSYLAEGAHYQNVPLSSQEAAPESYVFDLTGKQEAQVQRIFDEHIMVSMRDHGFIMPARREDIDPYCRDGYTAFAYEGLAKSGLDVVFDNFMDGIMNITSKAGLKWDDVIYNLGLRYCDIARQDTAIIAGTLTDIHKAHKGGKVAIVPCLEAATAIENEIDRVDILYGLGIRCMGMTYNEANTIGTGLAEERDGGLTKFGKRVIKRMNQLGMAIDISHCGDVTSMDVIETSEKPVLITHAGARALWNTPRMKSDEVLKACAAKGGIIGILAAPNTTLTKEHPGHSLDSVMAHFEYIRELVGIDHVGFGPDTFYGDHVALQHAVDQRLSIGDSHSGEKFNEAPFVLGVENPTEAMPNIVKWLVQHGYSNKDIAKAAGGNVMQALQKIWIR, from the coding sequence ATGAAACAGAAAGCTTATGACGGTTACACTTCGTTCTCTTACTTGGCTGAGGGGGCCCATTATCAAAACGTACCGTTATCAAGCCAGGAGGCCGCTCCAGAGTCGTATGTTTTCGATTTAACCGGAAAGCAGGAGGCACAAGTTCAACGAATCTTTGACGAGCATATCATGGTATCGATGAGAGATCATGGATTTATCATGCCTGCACGTCGTGAGGATATCGATCCCTATTGTCGGGATGGATATACCGCGTTTGCTTACGAAGGGTTAGCCAAATCCGGGCTGGATGTGGTGTTCGATAATTTTATGGATGGTATCATGAACATTACCTCCAAGGCAGGGTTAAAATGGGATGATGTCATCTACAATCTAGGTTTGAGATATTGTGATATTGCTAGGCAGGATACAGCGATCATAGCAGGAACCTTAACCGATATCCACAAAGCGCATAAGGGCGGCAAGGTCGCTATAGTGCCTTGTCTGGAGGCTGCTACAGCCATAGAAAATGAGATTGACCGTGTTGATATCCTGTATGGATTAGGCATTCGCTGCATGGGAATGACCTACAATGAAGCGAATACGATTGGCACGGGATTGGCCGAGGAAAGGGACGGCGGTTTAACCAAGTTTGGAAAAAGAGTGATTAAACGGATGAATCAACTAGGGATGGCGATCGACATCTCTCATTGCGGAGACGTGACAAGTATGGATGTCATTGAAACGAGTGAGAAGCCGGTGTTGATTACGCATGCCGGAGCAAGGGCTCTTTGGAACACGCCACGTATGAAATCGGATGAGGTACTCAAGGCTTGCGCAGCAAAAGGCGGCATTATAGGAATATTGGCGGCGCCAAATACAACCTTGACCAAGGAACATCCAGGACATTCATTAGACTCGGTAATGGCACATTTTGAATATATCCGTGAGTTAGTCGGAATAGATCATGTAGGGTTTGGTCCGGATACGTTTTATGGCGACCATGTCGCTTTGCAACATGCGGTTGATCAGCGACTAAGCATCGGCGACTCCCATAGCGGGGAAAAATTTAATGAGGCTCCCTTTGTGTTGGGTGTAGAAAATCCTACTGAGGCCATGCCCAATATCGTGAAGTGGCTTGTTCAGCACGGTTACAGCAATAAGGATATTGCAAAGGCAGCAGGCGGAAACGTCATGCAGGCTTTACAGAAAATCTGGATTAGATAA